In Jatrophihabitans endophyticus, one DNA window encodes the following:
- a CDS encoding Asp23/Gls24 family envelope stress response protein — protein sequence MSQPTTTSKTPARTSGSQSSQGSQDKQVTTNDRLNTDDGKITVAQSVVSKIAGVACREISGVHAMGTSGSRAFGAIRERIPGSSGPNVSQGVGVEVGESQAAIDLDIVVEYGVSIADLGQSIQRNVKQAVERMTGLEVVEVNVSVDDVYLPDDEDDQGPSRVS from the coding sequence CGCTCGGACCTCCGGGAGCCAGAGTTCGCAGGGCTCCCAGGACAAGCAGGTCACGACCAACGACCGGCTGAACACCGACGACGGCAAGATCACGGTCGCGCAGAGCGTCGTGTCCAAGATCGCGGGCGTCGCCTGCCGCGAGATCTCCGGCGTGCACGCGATGGGCACCTCGGGCAGTCGCGCGTTCGGCGCGATCCGCGAGCGGATCCCCGGCAGCTCCGGCCCGAACGTCTCGCAGGGCGTCGGCGTCGAGGTGGGCGAGTCCCAGGCGGCGATCGACCTGGACATCGTGGTCGAGTACGGCGTCTCCATCGCCGACCTCGGGCAGAGCATCCAGCGCAACGTCAAGCAGGCCGTCGAGCGCATGACGGGGCTCGAGGTCGTCGAGGTCAACGTCAGCGTCGACGACGTGTACCTGCCCGACGACGAGGACGACCAGGGTCCCTCGCGCGTGTCATGA